The Dioscorea cayenensis subsp. rotundata cultivar TDr96_F1 chromosome 7, TDr96_F1_v2_PseudoChromosome.rev07_lg8_w22 25.fasta, whole genome shotgun sequence genome includes a region encoding these proteins:
- the LOC120264985 gene encoding transcription factor bHLH18-like: MGIGSMQRLTKLLTPQQMAEVIRKEFRPSPCDDSPVITNSTIPTTLPTSISIKDIEGMNSILSASPNPSSTVRFMSFGNEEAMEHQMNDFEILDSYKNTPKSYNEPSSFNDSVSGNKPPSSSYSKDHVLAERKRREKLSRLFASLSTTIPWHQKNDKDSLLGNTVDYIKELQSKVKALEDVIETPVESVVLVRKPPLMNMDENSMFSIGSPSRSQQISLKIEVKLNGKSVMIKVQCKNQKGLVVKALSEIEKLPMTITTTNIMPFGDSSLDIVIMAEVEDGVSMIVKDLVENLSSTFSQILWRCP, encoded by the exons AAAAGAGTTCCGGCCTTCACCGTGTGATGATTCTCCGGTGATCACCAATAGTACTATTCCAACCACCTTGCCAACAAGTATTTCCATAAAAGATATTGAAGGAATGAACTCAATTTTATCTGCATCGCCAAACCCTTCTTCAACTGTGAGATTTATGTCATTTGGGAATGAAGAAGCAATGGAACATCAAATGAATGACTTTGAAATTTTagattcttataaaaatactcCAAAATCATACAATGAACCATCAAGCTTCAATGATTCAGTGAGTGGGAATAAACCACCTTCTTCCTCTTATTCTAAAGATCATGTTCTTGCTGAAAGGAAGCGGAGAGAAAAGCTCAGTCGGCTCTTCGCCAGTCTATCTACAACCATTCCTTGGCATCAGAAG AATGACAAGGATAGCCTTCTTGGGAACACAGTGGATTACATCAAAGAACTCCAATCAAAGGTCAAAGCTTTAGAAGATGTGATTGAAACTCCTGTTGAATCAGTTGTTCTTGTTAGGAAACCTCCATTGATGAACATGGATGAGAACTCTATGTTCTCAATTGGAAGCCCCTCAAGATCTCAACAAATTTCTCTTAAGATTGAAGTCAAGCTCAATGGGAAGAGTGTTATGATAAAAGTACAGTGTAAAAACCAAAAAGGACTTGTTGTGAAGGCACTCTCAGAGATTGAGAAGCTTCCCATGACCATCACCACCACTAACATCATGCCATTTGGTGATTCATCACTTGATATTGTTATCATGGCCGAA GTTGAAGATGGAGTCTCCATGATAGTGAAGGATCTTGTGGAGAATCTAAGCTCAACTTTTAGCCAGATCTTGTGGAGATGTCCGTAG